A genomic segment from Gavia stellata isolate bGavSte3 chromosome 6, bGavSte3.hap2, whole genome shotgun sequence encodes:
- the OTUD1 gene encoding OTU domain-containing protein 1 has protein sequence MQLYSSVITHYPAGGTAAAAAATPPSAAGVFKVSLSPGPPSAEAASAADAAGPSPTAESPAKDGFIPGGGSSSSSAAAMPAFSSCLEVMPSGPAAGPGGRPAGGPQYSSCAQVTVSRRRPLERIVPIRIVQRAEAPGELVPASPRSRAWLEGILESMRQAGGDGEAAALPPPAEEPSNRSLRLSEHCQALQAAAAGAQPGLVPGCRSAERNGSRAQPAAGPSPGKEEEEEEGGGADADVRRGPGGRPERSEKLALYLAEVEKQDKYLRQKGRFRFHIIPDGNCLYRAVCKAVYGDQRLHSELREQTVHYIADHLDHFNPIIEGDVGEFLIGAAQDGAWAGYPELLAMGQMLNVNIHLTTGGRPESPTVSTMVHYLGPEDPTRPSIWLSWLSNGHYDAVLDCVCPNPEYEAWCRQTQVQRRRDEELAKSMAVSLSKMYIEQNACS, from the coding sequence ATGCAGCTCTACAGCTCCGTGATCACCCACTACCCGGCGGGCGGGACggccgccgcagccgccgcgACCCCGCCGAGCGCTGCCGGTGTCTTCAAGGTCTCCTTGTCACCGGGACCCCCCTCCGCGGAGGCAGCGAGCGCCGCCGACGCCGCCGGCCCGAGCCCGACCGCGGAGAGCCCCGCCAAGGACGGCTTCATTCCCggggggggaagcagcagcagcagcgccgCCGCCATGCccgccttctcctcctgcctggagGTGATGCCgagcggccccgcggcgggccccggcgggcggccggcgggcggcccgcaGTACAGCTCCTGCGCGCAGGTCACCGTCAGCCGCCGCCGGCCGCTGGAGCGGATCGTGCCCATCCGCATCGTGCAGCGAGCCGAGGCCCCCGGCGAGCTGGTGCCGGCCTCGCCGCGCAGCCGCGCCTGGCTGGAGGGCATCCTGGAGAGCATGCGGCAGGCCGGGGGGGACGGCGAGGCCGCCGCCCTGCCGCCGCCCGCCGAGGAGCCCAGCAACCGCAGCCTGCGCCTCAGCGAGCACTGCCAGGCGCTGcaggcggcggccgccggcgccCAGCCCGGGCTGGTCCCCGGCTGTCGCTCCGCGGAGAGGAACGGCAGCCGGGCGcagcccgccgccggcccctcgcccgggaaggaggaggaggaggaggagggagggggtgcCGATGCCGATGTGCGCAGGGGGCCAGGCGGCAGGCCGGAGCGCAGCGAGAAGCTGGCGCTGTACCTGGCCGAGGTGGAGAAGCAGGACAAGTACCTGCGGCAGAAGGGCCGGTTCCGCTTCCACATCATCCCCGACGGGAACTGCCTCTACCGCGCCGTCTGCAAGGCGGTGTACGGGGACCAGCGGCTGCACAGCGAGCTCCGCGAGCAGACAGTGCACTACATCGCCGACCACCTGGACCACTTCAACCCTATCATCGAGGGCGACGTGGGAGAGTTCCTCATCGGCGCCGCCCAGGACGGGGCCTGGGCCGGCTACCCGGAGCTGTTGGCCATGGGGCAGATGCTGAACGTGAACATCCACCTCACCACGGGCGGCCGGCCCGAGAGCCCCACCGTTTCCACCATGGTTCACTACCTGGGGCCCGAGGACCCGACACGGCCCAGTATCTGGCTGAGCTGGCTTAGCAATGGGCACTACGATGCTGTGCTGGACTGCGTGTGCCCCAACCCGGAGTACGAGGCGTGGTGCAGACAGACTCAGGTACAGCGCAGACGGGATGAGGAGCTGGCCAAGTCCATGGCAGTGTCCTTGTCCAAGATGTACATTGAGCAGAATGCTTGCTCTTGA